The Antedon mediterranea chromosome 7, ecAntMedi1.1, whole genome shotgun sequence genome has a segment encoding these proteins:
- the LOC140054740 gene encoding CD151 antigen-like: MEIKDKASSNTPAVNTVKVRSCAADTCKGFLYVFNFLFGLSGIGAVIIAARVLRHTLSLDLALIIDTQLYRLGAVIIVLAGCTVTATAFIGSLGVKEENKCFIIAYIVMLIVVFGMVFIAGVFSIAIYTRSENELEFQMLNTLKREFGPGGNEDAQDPITAAWNNLQDTHNCCGVKTNSTNGIIFRSSNWYREQPIVKRVKVPATCCMKNDDAIVDLKSCQGNFGGFEHVYFNGCYDPALRQISFFCSLVSGSVVGITGMQLFALLFSFFVMRQM; this comes from the exons ATGGAAATTAAAGATAAAGCTTCAAGCAACACACCAGCCGTCAATACGGTAAAGGTTCGATCGTGTGCGGCAGACACATGTAAAGGATTTCTGTATGTGTTTAACTTTTTATTTGGG CTTTCAGGCATAGGCGCTGTGATAATTGCTGCTAGGGTGTTACGTCATACACTCAGTCTAGATCTTGCCCTTATCATAGATACTCAATTGTATAGACTTGGAGCAGTCATCATTGTTCTTGCTGGCTGCACAGTCACTGCCACTGCTTTCATTGGAAGTTTAGGGGTCAAAGAAGAAAACAAATGCTTCATTATTGCC tacaTCGTAATGTTAATTGTGGTCTTCGGCATGGTGTTTATAGCTGGTGTATTTTCAATTGCAATTTACACACGG tcGGAAAATGAGTTAGAGTTTCAGATGTTGAATACACTGAAGAGAGAATTTGGGCCCGGAGGAAACGAGGATGCACAGGATCCAATTACAGCTGCCTGGAACAATCTTCAAGATACA CATAACTGTTGTGGCGTTAAAACAAACAGTACTAACGGTATTATATTCCGTTCTTCAAATTGGTATCGAGAACAGCCGATTGTTAAACGAGTTAAGGTTCCAGCAACGTGCTGTATGAAGAACGATGACGCAATAGTGGATCTGAAAAGTTGTCAGGGTAATTTTGGTGGATTTGAACATGTTTATTTCAAT GGCTGTTATGATCCGGCCTTACGGCagatttcatttttttgttcattagtTTCTGGATCTGTCGTTGGAATTACTGGTATGCAG TTATTTGCTCTTTTATTTTCGTTCTTCGTTATGCGTCAAATGTAA